The Catenuloplanes niger genome includes a window with the following:
- a CDS encoding nucleoside hydrolase, whose protein sequence is MIIDTDAKNEADDQFAVVHALLSPSVDVRGVIAAHFGIRPGRGERGMPDSRAEIDLLLGHLGMRDTVRAENGAAFAMPDAHTPVPSAGADLIVAEAMRADGPLYAAFLGPLTDMASALLIEPRIAERDLVVVWIGGPGYDGLDPSPGRPEFNLANDVVAANVVFRSALTVWQIPRSVFTQTAVGYAELEDRVAPCGPLGRYLVDQLVEWNAAHADTVMEYRCLGDSPAVAVIINPTAGQYESRPAYGFTWDAEYDTRTAYRPIRVYRTIDARFMFEDLFAKLRRAARDGT, encoded by the coding sequence GTGATCATCGATACCGACGCCAAGAACGAGGCGGATGATCAGTTCGCCGTCGTGCATGCGCTGCTCTCGCCCAGTGTGGACGTGCGCGGCGTGATCGCGGCGCACTTCGGCATCCGGCCGGGCCGGGGCGAGCGGGGCATGCCGGACAGCCGGGCCGAGATCGATCTGCTGCTCGGCCACCTCGGCATGCGCGACACCGTCCGGGCCGAGAACGGTGCCGCGTTCGCGATGCCGGACGCGCACACCCCGGTCCCGTCGGCCGGCGCCGACCTGATCGTCGCGGAGGCGATGCGCGCGGACGGCCCGCTGTACGCCGCGTTCCTCGGGCCGCTCACCGACATGGCCTCGGCACTGCTCATCGAGCCGCGCATCGCCGAGCGCGACCTCGTCGTGGTCTGGATCGGCGGCCCCGGCTACGACGGGCTCGACCCGTCCCCCGGCCGGCCGGAGTTCAACCTCGCCAACGACGTCGTCGCGGCGAACGTGGTGTTCCGTTCCGCCCTCACGGTCTGGCAGATCCCCCGGTCGGTCTTCACACAGACCGCCGTCGGATACGCGGAACTGGAGGATCGGGTCGCCCCCTGCGGTCCGCTCGGCCGCTACCTCGTCGACCAGCTCGTCGAGTGGAACGCCGCACACGCCGACACGGTCATGGAGTACCGCTGCCTCGGCGACTCCCCCGCCGTGGCGGTCATCATCAACCCCACCGCCGGGCAGTACGAATCCCGCCCCGCGTACGGCTTCACCTGGGACGCCGAGTACGACACCCGCACCGCGTACCGCCCGATCCGGGTCTACCGCACCATCGACGCCCGGTTCATGTTCGAGGACCTGTTCGCCAAGCTGCGCCGGGCCGCCCGCGACGGCACGTGA
- a CDS encoding SPFH domain-containing protein, translating into MADVTRRFHLRHLRSAPTSWVSHTVGGRVRRAGTGLSFWYRPLTAALSEVPVDDRELPLLFHARTEDFADVTVQATVTYRVSDPAAAAARLDFSIDPYRGTWRGQPLDQVAGMLAELAQQPALDLLARVPLADALTTGIATIRAAVATALADDPRLTETGVSVVSARVVALRPEPEMERALQTPTREQVQQDADRATYARRAHAVQQEQSIAENELQSRIELARREQQLVEQRGANTRREAELEAERQGVAGGAEADRLRQKATAEADSARVRDEARAAGARLVGLAEAEAEAARLAAYRDLPPGVLQALAIKELAGQLPAINELTVTPDLLSKVLGRLS; encoded by the coding sequence ATGGCCGACGTGACACGCCGCTTCCACCTGCGGCACCTGCGCTCCGCACCGACCAGCTGGGTCAGCCACACCGTGGGCGGCCGTGTCCGGCGCGCCGGCACCGGGCTGTCGTTCTGGTACCGGCCGCTCACCGCCGCGCTGTCCGAGGTGCCGGTCGACGACCGCGAGCTGCCGCTGCTGTTCCACGCCCGCACCGAGGACTTCGCGGACGTGACCGTGCAGGCCACGGTCACCTACCGGGTGAGCGATCCGGCCGCGGCGGCCGCGCGCCTCGACTTCTCCATCGACCCCTACCGGGGCACCTGGCGCGGTCAGCCGCTCGACCAGGTCGCCGGCATGCTCGCCGAGCTGGCCCAGCAGCCCGCGCTCGACCTGCTCGCCCGGGTGCCGCTGGCGGACGCGCTGACCACCGGCATCGCCACGATCCGGGCCGCGGTCGCGACCGCGCTCGCGGACGACCCGCGGCTGACCGAGACCGGCGTCTCCGTGGTCAGCGCGCGCGTCGTCGCGCTGCGCCCGGAGCCGGAGATGGAACGCGCGCTGCAGACCCCGACCCGCGAGCAGGTGCAGCAGGACGCGGACCGGGCCACGTACGCCCGGCGCGCGCACGCGGTCCAGCAGGAGCAGTCGATCGCGGAGAACGAGCTGCAGAGCAGGATCGAGCTGGCCCGGCGGGAGCAGCAGCTGGTCGAGCAGCGCGGCGCGAACACCCGGCGCGAGGCGGAACTCGAGGCCGAGCGTCAGGGCGTGGCCGGCGGTGCCGAGGCGGATCGCCTGCGGCAGAAGGCAACGGCGGAGGCGGATTCGGCACGGGTACGGGACGAGGCGCGCGCGGCCGGCGCCCGGCTCGTCGGCCTGGCCGAGGCGGAGGCGGAGGCCGCGCGCCTGGCCGCGTACCGTGACCTGCCCCCGGGCGTGCTGCAGGCGCTCGCGATCAAGGAACTGGCCGGCCAGCTGCCCGCGATCAACGAGCTGACCGTCACGCCGGACCTGCTCAGCAAGGTCCTCGGGCGGCTGTCGTGA
- a CDS encoding Clp protease N-terminal domain-containing protein produces the protein MTEQFTVGKRLTSSLHKVRGMANGPVGTGALLWSIADDREVAPLLDAFDISARVVFAVMRTPGRVWREPDTGAMWDPDAEPRTGPFEGVPAVRDETTDLVMSVSVAAAEALRGEVADSRVLLLAAMLANPDSEASAVIRDCGEDPAQVRAAALAGAAPARPDRLVPELRPARDALLGRVRYRGRGLRDRLLLSVLARQVNHADEPVFWARLEADERAREQGRTTRTDDLLRALLATHEVVLAYPHLGVLGRDKRAGGDALLAQGIDHQRVRSVAPDDRPDEVPVSVLIKPGPDFPTDTGVLLDRLAAHPGNRSARILGSLGYRSEV, from the coding sequence ATGACGGAGCAGTTCACGGTCGGGAAGCGGCTGACGAGCTCGCTGCACAAGGTGCGCGGCATGGCGAACGGTCCGGTCGGCACCGGTGCGCTGCTGTGGTCGATCGCGGACGACCGGGAGGTCGCGCCGCTGCTGGACGCGTTCGACATCTCCGCGCGCGTCGTCTTCGCGGTGATGCGCACGCCCGGCCGGGTGTGGCGGGAGCCGGACACCGGCGCGATGTGGGATCCGGACGCGGAGCCGCGCACGGGACCGTTCGAGGGCGTGCCGGCCGTCCGGGACGAGACGACCGACCTGGTCATGTCCGTCTCCGTCGCCGCGGCCGAGGCGTTGCGCGGCGAGGTCGCGGACTCGCGCGTGCTGCTGCTGGCCGCGATGCTGGCGAACCCGGACTCGGAGGCGTCGGCGGTGATCCGCGACTGCGGCGAGGACCCGGCGCAGGTGCGCGCGGCCGCGCTGGCCGGTGCGGCGCCGGCACGCCCGGACCGGCTGGTGCCGGAGCTGCGGCCGGCCCGCGACGCGCTGCTCGGCCGGGTCCGCTACCGGGGTCGTGGCCTGCGCGACAGGCTGCTGCTCTCGGTGCTGGCCCGGCAGGTCAACCACGCGGACGAGCCGGTCTTCTGGGCCCGGCTGGAGGCGGACGAGCGCGCCCGAGAGCAGGGCCGGACGACCCGGACCGACGACCTGCTGCGGGCGCTGCTGGCCACGCACGAGGTGGTGCTGGCGTACCCGCATCTGGGCGTGCTCGGCAGGGACAAACGCGCCGGCGGGGACGCCCTGCTCGCCCAGGGCATAGATCATCAGCGGGTACGGTCGGTGGCGCCGGACGACCGGCCGGACGAGGTGCCGGTGAGCGTGCTCATCAAGCCGGGGCCGGACTTCCCGACGGACACCGGCGTGCTGCTCGACCGGCTGGCCGCGCATCCGGGCAACCGGTCGGCCCGGATCCTCGGCTCGCTCGGCTACCGGTCAGAGGTCTAG
- a CDS encoding HelD family protein: protein MLSTDSESTRDGAALAIAEEQRFLDAAVARRDRLAARLTAELAVPAEDATGRARQRGLRAQLEELRRASGGLIFGRLDGVDGTVRHIGRTGIRDDDETADPIVVDWRAPAARPFYTATPVDPQGQARRRHVRTDGPVVAGVDDEPLDGADGGALVGEGALLAALNERRTGRMSTAIATLQREQDAVIRAEATGPLIVQGGPGTGKTVVALHRVAYLLFTYRQMAERAVLVLGPSTRFLDYIAQVLPALGETAVVAATCDTLLPGVAVTRAESRRIAELKGRALWQGALERYVRSLLPRARELKLRWDGEFHLIGADAVGHLLASAVQGRSHHRARAVFAEHLHHVLAEAVAEQRAALLDRMDEGYEDILARFRPEPGDDGRSGSDVDGLMSDEEIDELRDRIAADATIARFVDSVWPARDPRTVLRNLLTDAALLARYAPDLTPEEAGLVAADAGADGWAPSDVPLLDAVADLLGDLDGPAPAAGSVAERARRQRGWVYGHVVIDEAQELSEMQWHMVLRRCPSRSITAVGDIDQAEAAHRHTGWAEAVRSTLGDRWTAAELTICYRTPREVMELTTPVLRAAGSRNAPPRAVRSSGIAPRTVETTADRLPAAAAEAVATLRHRWTGGTVGVIAPTALIAALTAAVHDTPVLTATQSKGLEFDATVLVDPARIAAEPRGHNALYVALTRCTQELVTLSPIA, encoded by the coding sequence ATGCTCAGCACTGATTCGGAATCCACTCGCGACGGCGCCGCACTCGCGATCGCGGAGGAACAGCGGTTCCTGGACGCCGCGGTCGCACGGCGGGACCGGCTCGCGGCGCGCCTGACGGCGGAACTGGCGGTGCCGGCCGAGGACGCCACCGGCCGGGCCCGGCAGCGCGGCCTGCGGGCGCAACTCGAGGAACTGCGCCGGGCGTCGGGCGGGCTGATCTTCGGCCGGCTCGACGGCGTGGACGGCACGGTGCGGCACATCGGCCGGACCGGGATCCGCGACGACGACGAGACCGCCGACCCGATCGTGGTCGACTGGCGGGCACCGGCCGCGCGGCCGTTCTACACCGCGACCCCGGTCGACCCGCAGGGCCAGGCCCGGCGCCGGCACGTCCGCACGGACGGGCCGGTCGTGGCCGGGGTCGACGACGAGCCGCTGGACGGTGCCGACGGCGGTGCGCTGGTCGGCGAGGGCGCGCTGCTGGCGGCACTGAACGAGCGACGGACCGGCCGGATGTCGACCGCGATCGCCACGTTGCAGCGCGAACAGGACGCCGTCATCCGGGCCGAGGCGACCGGGCCGCTGATCGTCCAGGGCGGACCCGGCACCGGCAAGACCGTGGTCGCGCTGCACCGGGTGGCGTACCTGCTGTTCACGTACCGGCAGATGGCCGAGCGGGCGGTGCTGGTGCTCGGCCCGTCGACGCGGTTCCTGGACTACATCGCGCAGGTGCTGCCCGCGCTCGGCGAGACCGCGGTCGTCGCCGCGACCTGCGACACGCTGCTCCCCGGCGTGGCCGTGACCCGCGCCGAGTCGCGGCGGATCGCCGAGCTCAAGGGCCGGGCGCTCTGGCAGGGCGCGCTGGAGCGGTACGTACGGTCGCTGCTGCCGCGGGCGCGCGAGCTGAAACTGCGCTGGGACGGCGAGTTCCACCTGATCGGGGCGGACGCGGTCGGGCACCTGCTCGCCTCCGCGGTCCAGGGCCGCTCCCACCACCGGGCCCGGGCCGTCTTCGCCGAGCACCTGCACCACGTCCTGGCCGAGGCCGTGGCCGAGCAGCGGGCCGCGCTGCTGGACCGGATGGACGAGGGCTACGAGGACATCCTCGCCCGGTTCCGTCCCGAGCCCGGCGACGACGGCCGGTCCGGTTCCGACGTCGACGGCCTGATGTCCGACGAGGAGATCGACGAACTGCGGGACCGGATCGCCGCCGACGCCACGATCGCCCGTTTCGTCGACAGCGTGTGGCCGGCCCGGGACCCGCGGACCGTGCTGCGGAACCTGCTGACCGACGCCGCACTGCTGGCCCGGTACGCACCGGACCTGACACCGGAGGAGGCCGGGCTGGTCGCGGCGGACGCCGGCGCGGACGGGTGGGCGCCGAGCGACGTCCCGCTGCTCGACGCGGTCGCGGACCTGCTCGGTGACCTCGACGGCCCGGCACCGGCCGCCGGGTCCGTCGCCGAGCGGGCCCGGCGGCAGCGCGGCTGGGTCTACGGTCACGTCGTGATCGACGAGGCGCAGGAGCTGTCCGAGATGCAGTGGCACATGGTGCTGCGCCGCTGCCCGTCCCGGTCGATCACCGCGGTCGGCGACATCGACCAGGCCGAGGCCGCGCACCGGCACACCGGCTGGGCGGAGGCGGTGCGGTCCACGCTCGGCGACCGGTGGACCGCCGCGGAGCTGACCATCTGCTACCGCACCCCACGCGAGGTGATGGAGCTGACCACGCCGGTACTGCGCGCCGCCGGCAGCCGCAACGCGCCGCCCCGCGCCGTCCGCTCGTCCGGCATCGCCCCGCGGACCGTCGAGACCACCGCGGACCGGTTGCCGGCCGCCGCGGCCGAGGCGGTCGCCACGCTCCGGCACCGCTGGACCGGCGGCACCGTCGGCGTGATCGCCCCCACCGCCCTGATCGCCGCGCTGACCGCGGCGGTCCACGACACCCCCGTGCTGACCGCCACCCAGTCCAAGGGCCTCGAGTTCGACGCCACCGTGCTGGTCGACCCGGCCCGCATCGCGGCCGAACCCCGCGGCCACAACGCGCTCTACGTGGCCCTGACCCGCTGCACCCAGGAACTGGTGACGTTGTCGCCGATCGCCTGA
- a CDS encoding DUF4259 domain-containing protein, which yields MGTWDVGPFDNDDAADFAGELDDAPPRARIDMVGAALERGADDFSPWDAPRAVAAAALVAAQYPGGRPVDPVHGPDSTMPPFPASFRDLAIEALDRVITTPTWLAEAWNASSRGPEWRRTVSGLRTVLDPPQRETLFEP from the coding sequence GTGGGGACCTGGGACGTCGGGCCGTTCGACAACGACGACGCGGCGGACTTCGCCGGTGAGCTGGACGACGCGCCGCCGCGCGCCCGCATCGACATGGTCGGCGCCGCGCTCGAACGCGGCGCCGACGACTTCTCGCCCTGGGACGCCCCACGAGCCGTCGCGGCCGCTGCCCTGGTCGCGGCCCAGTACCCGGGCGGCAGACCCGTCGACCCCGTCCACGGGCCGGACAGCACGATGCCGCCGTTCCCTGCCTCCTTCCGGGACCTCGCGATCGAGGCCCTGGACCGCGTGATCACCACACCGACATGGCTCGCGGAGGCCTGGAACGCGAGCTCCCGGGGGCCCGAATGGCGCCGCACCGTCTCCGGCCTGCGCACGGTTCTCGATCCACCGCAGCGCGAGACCCTCTTCGAGCCCTGA
- a CDS encoding NUDIX hydrolase, with product MTITVDLVLLTIRDGVLQVLLVRRGIPPYRGRWALPGGFVLDDEDLADAALRELREETGLEPRHLEQLATYGTPGRDPRGRVVTVAYLALLPDLPSPVAGSDAAGAAWRPYDEVAGGGLAFDHDRILADGIERARSKLEYTPLATAFCPPEFTIADLRGVYETVWRTTIDARNFHRKVTGAEGFVEPTGGTAERDRGRPAQLFRRGPATLLHPPLLRPQR from the coding sequence ATGACGATTACGGTGGACCTGGTGCTGCTCACGATCCGCGACGGCGTGCTGCAGGTGCTGCTGGTCCGGCGCGGCATCCCGCCGTACCGGGGGAGGTGGGCCCTGCCCGGCGGTTTCGTGCTCGACGACGAGGATCTGGCCGACGCGGCGCTGCGCGAGCTGCGCGAGGAGACCGGGCTGGAACCGCGGCACCTGGAGCAGCTCGCCACCTACGGCACGCCGGGCCGCGACCCGCGCGGGCGGGTGGTCACGGTCGCCTACCTGGCGCTGCTGCCCGACCTGCCGTCCCCGGTCGCGGGCAGTGACGCGGCCGGCGCGGCGTGGCGGCCGTACGACGAGGTGGCCGGCGGCGGGCTCGCGTTCGACCACGACCGGATCCTGGCCGACGGCATCGAACGGGCCCGGTCCAAGCTGGAGTACACGCCGCTGGCGACCGCGTTCTGCCCGCCGGAGTTCACGATCGCGGACCTGCGCGGCGTGTACGAGACGGTGTGGCGCACCACGATCGACGCCCGCAACTTCCACCGCAAGGTGACCGGCGCGGAGGGCTTCGTCGAACCGACCGGCGGCACCGCCGAGCGCGACCGTGGCCGCCCGGCCCAGCTGTTCCGCCGCGGACCGGCCACGCTGCTGCACCCGCCGCTGTTGCGACCGCAACGCTAG
- the dinB gene encoding DNA polymerase IV, with translation MTILHADLDSFYASVEQRDDPRLRGRPVLVGGGVVLAASYEAKARGVRTPMGLAQARALCPDAIVVPPRMSAYSAASKRVFEIFRDTTPLVEGISIDEAFLDVSGLRKIRGTPAEIAATLRADVRDRTGLPITVGVARTKFLAKVASGVGKPDGLLVVPVDGELDFLHPLPVERLWGVGPVTAAKLRDRQIHTVGHVARVGEAALVAMLGAGAGRHLHALAHNHDPRPVRVGVRRGSIGAQCALGRGPHPFTEVDAVLAVLVDRVARRMRAAGRPGRTVTLRLRFGDYTRATRSRSLVMATLSTRVVLETARELLSAARPLLTERGITLVGVAVGNLDGGGAVQPELPFDDPHDEGLDSALDAIRDRFGAGSVTRADRLGRDLHAAAPILPD, from the coding sequence GTGACCATCCTGCACGCCGACCTGGACTCGTTCTACGCGTCCGTGGAGCAACGCGACGACCCGCGACTGCGCGGGCGCCCGGTCCTGGTCGGCGGCGGGGTGGTGCTGGCCGCCAGCTACGAGGCGAAGGCGCGCGGCGTGCGCACCCCGATGGGCCTGGCGCAGGCGCGGGCGCTCTGCCCGGACGCGATCGTGGTGCCGCCGCGGATGAGCGCCTACTCCGCGGCCAGCAAGCGCGTGTTCGAGATCTTCCGGGACACGACGCCACTGGTCGAGGGCATCTCGATCGACGAGGCGTTCCTGGACGTGAGCGGTCTGCGGAAGATCCGTGGCACCCCGGCGGAGATCGCGGCGACGCTGCGGGCGGACGTCCGCGACCGGACCGGGCTGCCGATCACGGTCGGCGTCGCGCGCACGAAGTTCCTGGCCAAGGTGGCCAGCGGCGTCGGCAAGCCGGACGGCCTGCTGGTCGTACCGGTCGACGGCGAACTGGACTTCCTGCATCCGCTGCCGGTCGAGCGGCTGTGGGGCGTCGGCCCGGTCACCGCCGCGAAACTACGGGATCGGCAGATCCACACGGTCGGCCACGTGGCCCGCGTCGGCGAGGCGGCGCTGGTCGCGATGCTGGGCGCGGGCGCCGGCCGCCACCTGCACGCGCTCGCCCACAACCACGACCCCCGGCCGGTACGGGTGGGGGTGCGCCGCGGCTCGATCGGCGCACAGTGCGCGCTCGGCCGCGGCCCGCACCCGTTCACCGAGGTCGACGCGGTGCTGGCCGTGCTGGTCGACCGGGTGGCCCGGCGGATGCGCGCGGCGGGCCGGCCGGGCCGGACCGTGACGTTGCGGCTGCGGTTCGGCGACTACACGCGCGCCACGCGGTCACGCAGCCTGGTCATGGCGACGCTGAGCACCCGGGTGGTCCTGGAGACCGCGCGCGAGCTGCTGTCCGCGGCCCGGCCGCTGCTCACCGAGCGCGGGATCACGCTGGTCGGCGTGGCGGTCGGCAACCTGGACGGCGGCGGCGCGGTCCAGCCGGAGCTGCCGTTCGACGACCCGCACGACGAGGGCCTGGACTCCGCGCTGGACGCGATCCGCGACCGGTTCGGCGCCGGCTCGGTCACCCGGGCGGACCGGCTCGGCCGCGACCTGCACGCGGCCGCGCCGATCCTCCCCGACTGA
- a CDS encoding serine/threonine-protein kinase, with protein MREYQVLGGRYRLDGEVGRGGMAAVWRAYDEVLGRPVAVKVLAGPYASDPQARVRIREEARAAARLSHPNIAQVHDFGEVTDGDEVLPFVVMELVSGVTLAARLRAEPLSLDEALRCCAEIAAALTAAHEEGLVHRDIKPANVMLTRQGAKVVDFGIAAAATPGSGGGPVEVPVGTPGYIAPERLTGDGVYPATDVYALGVLLYLLIAGRAPWTAESITEMLDAHVYTEPDPLPPLPHVPPAVIALCERCLRKDPAVRPTAREAAVALAEAAGVRIVTGGPGPALVDEPSVSLRPRPALDLPSVPDPSAASGLSAASGLSAASGLSAASGLSAASASSAVSGLSAAAGRQGDSDDASGPSGALGRHGAWDPSAASAQPGSSAASGLSAASGQAGASGQAGASGLSASSDRSDAFGPSAVPGRHDASSPPGAPEQHRAFDVSGAPPVPGMSAAPDQPVPPDESTTSGVPVRSRPTGAPADDRAGPGAVPGGPPGRRTPAHRRTLAIAAGALALLAAGGLTAATIGARDDGTDVTQPGPSIPPGMTAPPGTAGGAPPPGTGSGSVTGGTPGPAQAGPGAVRTGSAQPPAGLSQSSGTVVVPSRAAPPGAVTTTGAPPPPTAEEPAPVPQQRTFSSTGGTVEATCTTTDQARLVTYAAAKPYKVDSVDAGPAVPAEIVFRHGNRYVTMAVTCAGGVPSAATTED; from the coding sequence GTGCGGGAGTACCAGGTGCTCGGTGGGCGATACCGGCTCGACGGTGAGGTCGGGCGCGGCGGCATGGCCGCGGTCTGGCGGGCCTACGACGAGGTGCTCGGCCGGCCCGTGGCCGTGAAGGTGCTGGCCGGGCCGTATGCGAGCGATCCACAGGCGCGGGTGCGCATCCGCGAGGAAGCGCGTGCGGCGGCCCGGCTGTCGCATCCGAACATCGCGCAGGTGCACGACTTCGGCGAGGTCACCGACGGCGACGAGGTCCTCCCGTTCGTGGTGATGGAACTGGTCAGCGGCGTGACGCTGGCCGCCCGGCTGCGCGCCGAGCCGCTGTCGCTCGACGAGGCGCTGCGCTGCTGCGCGGAGATCGCGGCCGCGCTGACCGCGGCCCACGAGGAAGGGCTGGTCCACCGCGACATCAAGCCGGCGAACGTGATGCTCACCCGGCAGGGCGCCAAGGTCGTCGACTTCGGCATCGCGGCCGCGGCCACGCCCGGCAGCGGCGGCGGGCCGGTCGAGGTGCCGGTCGGGACGCCGGGCTACATCGCGCCGGAGCGCCTGACCGGCGACGGCGTCTACCCGGCCACCGACGTGTACGCGCTGGGCGTGCTGCTCTACCTGCTGATCGCGGGCCGGGCGCCGTGGACGGCGGAGAGCATCACGGAGATGCTCGACGCGCACGTCTACACGGAACCGGACCCCCTGCCACCGCTGCCGCACGTGCCGCCCGCGGTGATCGCGCTCTGCGAGCGCTGCCTGCGAAAGGATCCGGCGGTACGGCCGACCGCGCGCGAGGCGGCGGTGGCGCTGGCGGAGGCGGCGGGCGTGCGGATCGTGACCGGCGGCCCGGGACCGGCCCTGGTGGACGAACCGTCCGTGTCGCTGAGGCCTCGGCCTGCGCTGGACCTGCCGTCCGTGCCGGACCCGTCGGCCGCGTCGGGTCTGTCAGCCGCCTCGGGTCTGTCAGCCGCCTCGGGTCTGTCAGCCGCGTCGGGCCTGTCAGCCGCGTCGGCCTCGTCGGCCGTGTCGGGTCTGTCGGCCGCGGCAGGTCGGCAAGGTGACTCGGATGACGCGTCCGGTCCGTCGGGCGCGCTGGGCCGGCACGGTGCGTGGGACCCGTCGGCCGCATCCGCCCAGCCGGGCTCGTCGGCCGCGTCGGGCCTGTCGGCCGCGTCGGGACAGGCAGGCGCGTCGGGACAGGCGGGCGCGTCCGGGCTCTCCGCCTCGTCGGACCGATCGGACGCGTTCGGTCCGTCGGCCGTGCCGGGCCGGCACGATGCGTCGAGTCCACCCGGCGCGCCAGAACAGCACCGCGCGTTCGACGTGTCGGGTGCACCGCCGGTGCCGGGCATGTCCGCCGCGCCGGATCAGCCGGTTCCGCCGGACGAGTCGACCACGTCCGGCGTGCCGGTCCGGTCACGCCCGACGGGCGCGCCGGCGGATGACCGCGCGGGTCCCGGCGCGGTGCCGGGCGGCCCGCCGGGTCGCCGCACACCGGCCCACCGCCGCACGCTCGCGATCGCCGCCGGCGCCCTCGCCCTGCTCGCCGCCGGTGGCCTGACCGCCGCGACGATCGGCGCCCGCGACGACGGCACCGACGTCACGCAGCCCGGCCCCTCGATCCCGCCCGGCATGACCGCCCCGCCCGGCACCGCCGGCGGCGCACCACCGCCCGGCACCGGCTCCGGCTCCGTGACCGGCGGCACTCCCGGCCCCGCGCAGGCCGGGCCGGGTGCGGTCCGGACCGGCTCGGCGCAGCCACCGGCCGGGCTCTCGCAGTCCTCCGGCACGGTCGTCGTGCCGAGCCGGGCCGCGCCGCCGGGCGCCGTCACCACCACCGGCGCGCCGCCGCCCCCGACCGCGGAGGAGCCGGCACCGGTACCGCAGCAGCGCACGTTCAGCTCGACCGGCGGGACCGTGGAGGCGACCTGCACCACCACGGACCAGGCCCGGCTGGTCACCTACGCCGCGGCCAAGCCGTACAAGGTGGACAGCGTCGACGCCGGTCCGGCCGTACCGGCGGAGATCGTCTTCCGGCACGGCAACCGGTACGTGACCATGGCCGTGACCTGCGCCGGTGGCGTGCCGTCCGCGGCGACCACGGAGGACTGA
- a CDS encoding PDR/VanB family oxidoreductase, producing the protein MKGEPVTLVDHPLEDAGPPGRREPAVRELTVRGLVLEAEDVLTVELTGAGLPAWTPGAHVDLIINDGTVRQYSLCGTPDATSLTVAVRHEPGGRGGSDWVHRALRPGDRVTIRGVKNHFELERADGYVLIAGGVGITPLLPMAERLAAEGRAWRLAYIGRTAARMPFLERIRALGPRATVHETAVSGRPPIDGLLDGPGLVYVCGPGTLIEAVRDALDARGQGERLRAEYFRAPDDADAAEPGAFTLRLERSGLDLAVPAGRSALDVVTEAGVDVLRDCEEGICGSCETTVLAGEVDHRDHVLTARERAANACMMLCVSRAAGPRLVLDL; encoded by the coding sequence GTGAAGGGGGAGCCGGTGACGCTGGTCGACCATCCGCTGGAGGACGCCGGTCCACCGGGCCGGCGCGAGCCCGCGGTGCGCGAACTCACGGTGCGCGGCCTGGTCCTCGAGGCGGAGGACGTGCTGACGGTCGAGCTCACCGGCGCCGGGCTGCCCGCCTGGACACCCGGCGCCCACGTCGACCTGATCATCAACGACGGTACGGTCCGGCAGTACTCGCTGTGCGGCACGCCGGACGCCACGTCGCTGACCGTGGCGGTGCGCCACGAACCCGGCGGCCGCGGCGGGTCCGACTGGGTGCACCGCGCGCTGCGGCCGGGCGACCGGGTCACGATCCGCGGCGTCAAGAACCACTTCGAGCTCGAGCGGGCCGACGGGTACGTGCTGATCGCCGGCGGCGTCGGCATCACCCCGCTGCTGCCGATGGCCGAACGGCTGGCGGCCGAGGGCCGGGCCTGGCGCCTCGCCTACATCGGACGGACCGCCGCCCGGATGCCGTTCCTGGAACGGATCCGGGCGCTCGGTCCGCGCGCGACCGTCCACGAGACGGCCGTCTCCGGCCGGCCGCCGATCGACGGGCTCCTGGACGGCCCGGGCCTGGTCTACGTCTGCGGCCCCGGCACGCTGATCGAGGCCGTCCGGGACGCGCTCGACGCCCGGGGCCAGGGCGAGCGGCTGCGCGCCGAGTACTTCCGGGCCCCGGACGACGCGGACGCGGCCGAGCCCGGCGCGTTCACGCTGCGGCTGGAACGCTCCGGGCTCGACCTGGCCGTGCCCGCCGGCCGCAGCGCGCTCGACGTCGTCACCGAGGCCGGCGTCGACGTGCTCCGCGACTGCGAGGAGGGCATCTGCGGCAGCTGCGAGACGACGGTCCTGGCCGGCGAGGTCGACCACCGCGACCACGTGCTGACCGCCCGGGAGAGGGCCGCGAACGCCTGCATGATGCTGTGCGTCTCGCGCGCGGCCGGCCCCCGCCTGGTGCTAGACCTCTGA